The genomic window tgttattgaggaagacagttcatctgaagaatctgagtctgaagatgagactgagtctgatgaagagactatTGCTGAAAGCCTTCGtagaagacctgctcctatttctaaagataaaggtaagtcttctaagtatgtttttaatgaaaatgagattggaataggttacaccaaacctctcagaactattttaccaacctctgatattccaacctctgataaccccctatctgaacttgaaaaacatctgagccctgaccctctaaACAATCATCCTCCTTCgcatgaaactcaacacaaatctacatcacctcaacctcaacctgacattccaccatctgaacctcaaccagatattcctgtcactaaaccaacctctcccacaaaacaatcctctccacctcctgaaccaacccctgaacaaattgctcctgaaccaaaCCCTGAATCTAAATcccctgaaccatctcctgaacatattcaccctgaatcaacttctgacatttcatcacctgaaccaacctctgaacctcatcctaacccaagtgctgaacatgcttctcctgagcgtattcatacttgtgcccccaagccttcagaggcagaagttgttattattgacaaccctgctaatgaatcacccaacctctctaccattcccaatccttcaccatcatcatccaatCCTTTtggtaatctatccactcagatTCATGAAGACTTAGTTAGATTATCTCTGCTtaaggacaggtttctagtttgtccttctgatgtggacttgGAAGTTTCAaacattaaggcaaggatttgcaatgctctggatggtgctgctgagaaAATTAAGGCTGAgattggaagaagagacttggataTGATAAGCTTCTTGAGAGATAGTatggctagggctgaattgaaaaggttaaccatgttcaatcatgctggatttgaacttgctaagctggaagaaattgctgctgttgaacaccgtctgaatgctttcaaagtcatctggatagactccaagctgtttccgagtcttgaagctcagaggtctgagtctgaaaggttggaagaagctgctgctagagttgccgagttggcaaatgagctacacAATGAGGATACCACAGGCAAGGATGTACTGAATGTGCTGAACCAGGATGATATCCTGATGAtagattatccagaggaaggtgaaccctctgataaaggcaaggcacctttagttgaagaaccagaacctgtgattgaagatcaagctcctgttatGGCAGAACAGTTGCagatatttcaagaagccctgagggaacagcaagaaggtctagcacgtcaaagagctgctcaagagacattggaaaccaaggtggatggtttagtttccaatgtgggatctttgaatgataaattcgaccaactcttagcctttcttaagaaaccctaggattctatgcacatgttttatgctttctttttattctctgttttatcctctgaacaatttttcttattatgtggtttattatatgttttgttgtttttgcttGTGATTATTTTCCTTGTTAAAatagaacataagaacacaagatgctttctaaaaacaaaatttttttattcatgatctgataatgttgagtacattggtaaaaagaaaaagaaaacgacaacctaatcctaatcagatggataaaactcagaagaaatctctgatttctcctcagcatcctctgatgaaatttcaatgggatctgggttttgctcctgttcttcttcttcttgttcctcttctggaacatagccagccaagaactcaacatagtcagcatcatcttcattctcttcagcttctgagtctgatgagatgattattatctcagcatcttgtggtttcttgttgtcttttttatccttctcttcgtcttcgcgtttttcgccttctttctttctcttaaactctgcgatgcgtaaactaaatcttttcattattcctactttctcttgcttcacttgtttactcgtgtttttacgtgaagaaggcatgttaactcgtctCTTTTTATAcacctttgagcgcgttggttttcgtttttgaaaattaattcacctttgtaacaaccactcttccttctttgactgtcttggttatataaattttttttttttttactttttgataatgacaaaagggggagtagttacgcattaattgataagtgataagttaaaactgaaaccacgccttttatctcgcttttatctgttatgttaaaagttgttacgtttaaattgttttacgtatttcaaggtggagactaagttagttgaaactaaaataaatttcataagtaaggataagttaagagtgcaattttaacttagccttatgagacttagggggagagcttgcaaacctctcactctgaagaaagatatgaaacttattttatttcaaaattatcttaatcttatactaaattaaaatatcatggataaaacataaagttcagactttatgaagtatcaatcttagggggagcttgcaaacctcataaacctaagagaaacatgataagttaatttaacaacaattgtcaattaatacttatgtttgtcatcatcaaaaagggggagattgttggaacaaaattgatttaaaaatgtttgcccctaaatctataaaggttttgatgataacaaagtattaataaacaattggaaggactaaaaatttactttaagtgcgcagatataagcatcatttaagtcctgagtggagttcagaggatgtgaattcagaagttcacaagcgctcagaagatgttggacttcagaggttacaacgttcagaggatgaagacttcagatcTTCTtatctgtctacaagcttcatcaaactctgaagatctctttgtaagctgtaaagattctctttaccagtcaactcttctaccaatgaagaaaaggacctttcaagcctgatcagttcagctacctctgttttgtctgtcctgtcttgagaacgtgggtcttcagttttgttagctgaataaggaaagtccactctgcagtagtcaaagtacctgaaactctttcttagttttggatacaaccaactgcatcaagacagactgcttgaagacaaaaggttatcaactccaacggttctttttgcaacgactcttttctagtggtatatatactagaagattcagctacaacaataactattatcaagatttgaacgtgcgctgaaaaaaactctgaactctgtgatatacaagctctgaacctctgtcaagtgtttttgcactttagccaaatactctgtactactttgtatttgctcacattaggttcatctaagagcatttgtatatttttatatactttactattttacttgaggaaacttaagcttgtgtgcttaagtgtgaaacttaagcttgtgtgcttaagtgtgaaacttaagcttgtgtgcttaagtgtgaagtcttaagcttgtgtgcttgagcattgttgagaagtctcttgcttgtgtgcttgagcaggtgtaatcttgtgtgattatagtgaactcccttggaagtgcaaggggactggactactctcgttttgtgagaggaaccagtataaattgtttgtgtgatctctctctccctttatcttgttatttattgtgttacttttccgctgctaacgtagttgagttaagaacttgaaaaagttttaacttagctaaaacacaattcaacccccccttcttgtgttttcacaccttcaataaCGTGTAACCCTGATCATGCCCATTCGCAAGGATTCAGTGAAGGAAATTttaattccgctgcgttttaatCTCTTTTATACACGTTATTCTCCTTCACTTGGCAACAGAGAAAAGAGTCCAACAAGTATAACCAGCATTTGAAAGCGAAGAGCTCACCAAACAAAGGGAAGCAAGTTCAGACTTCCAAGTCCACTCAAGCTGGCGGGTGCAACAAGTGTGGAAATTATCATAAAGGAGAGTGCTTGGCTGATCAACACATTTGTTACCAGTGTAAACAGCCAGGCCACATGAAGAGAGAATGTCCTCTAGCAAGAAAGAAGGGAGCAATTGATCTAGAGATGCCAAAGCCAGCTAGAGTGTACACCTTAGATGCCAAAAAGTCGAAGGGAAATAATGAACTCATTACGGGTAAGTGTTATCTAAATGATGAACCTCTTACTGTGTTGTTTGATTGTGGAGCAtcacattcttttatttctttaaagTGTGTGAATCAACTTAATCTAGAAGTGACTCCTTTAAGTATACCAATGGTTATCACTACAGCAACTGATGAAAACGTAGAAACTACTTTGACGTGTCAAAACTGTCCCATTAGAGTTGGAAACAAAACTtttttgatagatttgatttgtGTGCCCATGATGAGGATGGATGTTATATTGGGCATGGATTGGCTTTCAGCTAATTCAGTGTATCTCAGATGCAAAGAAAAAGTTGTTTTCGTTCCACCTGAGAATATGACAACGGGAGAAGTGATATCTAAATTACTAGAGAATGCTCACCAGATGATTTAATGTCTATTTGACAAAGACCAAACTTTCATACTAATGCTTTCCTCAAGTCCTAATTCAGATGGAGGGATAAGTTCTATTCCGATAGTACAAGAATTTCAGGATGTATTTCCTGAAGACATAACTTCCTTACCACCTGAAAGGGAAATAGAATTTTCTATTGATCTTGTTCCAGGAGCAGAACCAATTTCCACTGCCCCATATAGAATGTCTCCATTAGAATTGAAAGAGCTCAAGGCTCAGTTGGAGGAGTTATTGCAAAAACATTTCATCAGGCCTAGTGTATCCCCTTGGGGTGCACTAGTGTTATTAGTCAAAAAGAAAGATGGTGGGATGCGATTATGCAGTGATTATAGGAGACTCAACAAAGtcactaaaaaaaacaaatatccTCTTCCTCGTATAGATGATTTGCTGGACCAACTCCGAGGAGCAACAATCTTTTCCAAGATTGATCTGTGATCAGGGTATCATCAGATTCGAATTAAAAATTCAGACataccaaagactgcttttagAACTCGTTATGGTCACTATGAATTCTTGGTAATGCCTTTTGGTGTGACTAATGCTCCAGCTGTGTTCATGAACTATATGAATAGAATCTTTCAACCTTATCTCGATAAGTTTGTGGTAATCTTCATAGATGATATTCTGAATTATTCTCATAACCCGCAAGAGCATGCAAAACATTTGAGGATAGTGTTGCAAACTTTACGAGAGAAGAAACTCTTTGCAAAGTTGAGTAAATGTGAGTTTTGGATGTCTGAAGTGAAATTCCTTGGACATGTCATTCCACAGGGAGGTGTAGCTGTAGACCCTTCTGAGGTAGAAGCAGTACTTAATTGGGAGCGATCCAAGAATATTTCTGAAGTTAAAAGTTTCTTGGGACTTCCCGGTTATTATCGAAGGTTTATCATGCGATTCTCCCAAATAGCTTTACCACTGACTCGTTTGACGCGCAAGGAAACTCCATTTGTATGGAATGAGGAATGTGAGCAGAGTTTTCAGAAATTGAAGGAAAAGTTGACTAAATCTCCTGTTTTAACTATCCCAGACCCGACTCAGAAGTATGAAGTGTATTGTGACGCTTCGAAGAAAGGTTTAGGATGTGTTCTTATGCAGCAACGGAAGGTTGTAGCTTATGCATCGAGACAATTGAAATCACATGAAGAAAATTACCCAACCCATGATTTAGAGCTAGCTGCCATTGTTTT from Trifolium pratense cultivar HEN17-A07 linkage group LG1, ARS_RC_1.1, whole genome shotgun sequence includes these protein-coding regions:
- the LOC123892147 gene encoding uncharacterized protein LOC123892147 encodes the protein MRLIASKPVAPPQELSVRPEDRMYVEGYPRKESNKYNQHLKAKSSPNKGKQVQTSKSTQAGGCNKCGNYHKGECLADQHICYQCKQPGHMKRECPLARKKGAIDLEMPKPARVYTLDAKKSKGNNELITGKCYLNDEPLTVLFDCGASHSFISLKCVNQLNLEVTPLSIPMVITTATDENVETTLTCQNCPIRVGNKTFLIDLICVPMMRMDVILGMDWLSANSVYLRCKEKVVFVPPENMTTGEVISKLLENAHQMI